In Sphingobacterium sp. PCS056, the following proteins share a genomic window:
- the carB gene encoding carbamoyl-phosphate synthase large subunit, which translates to MPRNTSIKSVLIIGSGPIVIGQACEFDYSGSQAALSLKEEGIEVSIINSNPATIMTDKVIADHVYLLPLTVESIEEILKEQQIDAVLPTMGGQTALNLCIEASNIGLWEKYDVKVIGVDVAAIEKTENREEFRQLMIDIGVGVAPSKIANSFLEGKEAAQEIGFPLVIRPSYTLAGTGGGFVHSKDEFDAALSRGLSASPTHEVLVEKAVLGWKEFELELLRDTNDNVIIICTIENFDPMGIHTGDSITVAPGMTLSDKCYQSMRNQAILMMRSIGNFAGGCNVQFSVNPENEDIIAIEINPRVSRSSALASKATGYPIAKIAAKLAIGYNLDELQNQITKTTSAYFEPTLDYVIVKVPRFNFDKFKGANKELGLQMKAVGEVMAIGRTFIEALQKACQSLETNRAGLGADGRQLRNLEEIMDSLEHPSGDRLFHIKDAFELGVPLESIRKATRIDKWYLLQIQELVALETELRRYQLNNIPKDFFMTLKQKGYSDIQISWLLGNVTEDEVYDRRKELGISRVYKMVDTCAAEFPAQTPYYYSTFEEENESVASDKKKIVVLGSGPNRIGQGIEFDYSCVHGLLAAKEAGFEAIMVNCNPETVSTDFNMADKLYFEPVFWEHVREIIELEKPVGVIVQLGGQTALKMADQLEALGVKIIGTDFQNMDLAEDRGRFSDLLKSLDIPYPRYGVAESAEEAIQVANEVGYPVLVRPSYVLGGQGMSIVINDDDLEKAVVNLLKNLPGNRVLIDHFLDRAEEAESDSICDGEDVHIIGMMEHIEPAGIHSGDSYAVLPPFSLTQAVQDKMAEYSVKLAKALNVSGLLNIQFAVKGENVYVIEANPRASRTVPFIAKAYDVPYINIATKIMLGVNKLKDFKIERKLQGWAIKEPVFSFSKFPEVDKQLGPEMKSTGEAIRFIKDLNDPYFRDLVAKKSMFLSK; encoded by the coding sequence ATGCCAAGAAACACCTCCATTAAATCGGTTTTAATCATTGGATCAGGTCCAATTGTAATTGGTCAAGCCTGTGAATTTGATTATTCGGGATCTCAAGCAGCCCTTTCTTTAAAAGAAGAAGGCATTGAAGTTTCCATCATCAACTCAAACCCTGCAACGATCATGACTGATAAAGTCATTGCAGACCACGTTTATTTACTTCCTTTAACTGTAGAAAGTATTGAAGAAATTCTTAAAGAACAGCAGATTGACGCCGTACTCCCTACTATGGGTGGCCAAACAGCGTTAAACTTATGTATCGAAGCTTCAAACATCGGACTATGGGAAAAATACGATGTTAAAGTTATCGGTGTTGATGTTGCTGCAATTGAAAAAACAGAAAACCGTGAAGAGTTCCGTCAATTAATGATTGATATCGGTGTAGGTGTAGCACCTTCCAAAATCGCAAACTCTTTCTTAGAAGGTAAAGAAGCAGCACAAGAAATTGGTTTTCCATTAGTTATTCGTCCTTCTTACACATTAGCAGGTACTGGAGGTGGATTTGTACACTCGAAAGATGAGTTCGACGCTGCTTTAAGTAGAGGTTTAAGCGCTTCTCCTACACACGAGGTGTTAGTAGAGAAAGCAGTTTTAGGCTGGAAAGAATTCGAATTAGAGTTGCTACGTGATACAAATGATAATGTAATCATCATATGTACGATTGAAAACTTTGATCCAATGGGAATCCATACAGGTGACTCGATCACAGTTGCACCAGGTATGACTTTATCTGACAAATGCTACCAAAGCATGCGTAATCAAGCCATCTTAATGATGCGCTCGATTGGTAATTTCGCGGGAGGTTGTAACGTTCAGTTCTCCGTTAACCCAGAGAATGAAGATATCATCGCTATCGAAATCAACCCACGTGTATCGCGCTCTTCAGCTTTGGCATCTAAAGCAACGGGGTACCCAATTGCTAAAATCGCTGCAAAATTAGCAATCGGCTACAATTTGGATGAGTTACAGAACCAAATTACCAAAACAACTTCAGCTTATTTCGAACCTACTTTAGATTATGTAATCGTCAAAGTACCTCGTTTTAACTTTGATAAATTCAAAGGAGCAAACAAAGAATTAGGCTTACAAATGAAAGCAGTAGGTGAAGTAATGGCAATTGGCCGTACGTTCATCGAGGCATTACAAAAAGCATGTCAATCATTAGAGACAAACCGTGCTGGTTTAGGAGCTGATGGTCGTCAACTACGCAATTTAGAAGAGATCATGGATAGCCTTGAGCATCCAAGTGGTGATCGTCTTTTCCATATCAAAGATGCTTTCGAATTAGGTGTTCCTTTGGAATCTATCCGTAAAGCAACACGTATCGATAAATGGTACTTACTTCAAATTCAAGAATTAGTAGCATTAGAAACTGAACTTCGCCGTTACCAGTTGAATAATATTCCTAAAGACTTCTTTATGACCTTGAAACAAAAAGGTTATTCTGATATTCAAATCTCTTGGTTATTAGGCAACGTTACTGAAGATGAGGTTTATGATCGCCGTAAGGAACTAGGTATTAGCCGCGTGTATAAAATGGTTGATACATGTGCTGCAGAATTCCCTGCACAAACACCATACTACTACTCTACTTTTGAAGAGGAAAACGAATCCGTAGCTTCTGACAAGAAAAAAATCGTCGTATTAGGTTCAGGTCCTAACCGTATCGGTCAAGGTATTGAATTTGATTATTCTTGTGTACACGGTTTATTAGCAGCTAAAGAAGCTGGTTTCGAAGCCATCATGGTTAACTGTAACCCAGAGACTGTTTCCACAGATTTCAACATGGCTGATAAATTATACTTTGAGCCTGTATTCTGGGAGCATGTTCGCGAAATCATTGAATTAGAGAAACCAGTAGGTGTTATCGTTCAGTTAGGTGGTCAGACAGCTCTTAAAATGGCTGATCAGCTAGAAGCTCTTGGTGTTAAGATCATCGGAACAGATTTCCAAAACATGGATTTAGCTGAAGATCGCGGTCGCTTCTCTGATTTATTAAAATCATTAGATATTCCTTATCCAAGATACGGTGTTGCTGAATCTGCAGAAGAAGCAATCCAAGTTGCAAATGAAGTTGGATATCCAGTTCTTGTTCGTCCGTCTTACGTATTAGGTGGTCAAGGCATGAGCATCGTGATCAACGATGATGACTTAGAGAAAGCAGTAGTGAACTTACTGAAAAACCTTCCTGGAAACCGTGTCTTAATTGACCATTTCTTGGATCGTGCTGAAGAAGCAGAATCTGATTCCATCTGTGATGGTGAAGATGTACACATCATAGGTATGATGGAGCATATCGAGCCTGCAGGTATTCACTCGGGTGACTCTTATGCTGTATTACCTCCGTTCAGCTTAACACAAGCTGTACAAGATAAAATGGCGGAGTATTCGGTTAAACTAGCAAAAGCATTAAATGTAAGTGGTTTACTGAATATACAATTTGCTGTAAAAGGTGAAAATGTATATGTCATCGAAGCAAATCCACGTGCATCACGTACGGTTCCATTTATCGCTAAAGCATATGACGTGCCTTATATCAACATCGCAACAAAAATTATGTTAGGTGTAAACAAATTAAAAGATTTCAAAATCGAGCGCAAGTTGCAAGGCTGGGCAATCAAAGAACCAGTATTCTCGTTCTCTAAATTCCCTGAAGTTGATAAACAATTAGGTCCAGAAATGAAATCTACAGGTGAAGCTATCCGTTTCATCAAAGATTTAAATGATCCTTACTTTAGAGATTTAGTGGCTAAAAAATCGATGTTCTTATCGAAATAA
- a CDS encoding formylglycine-generating enzyme family protein, producing the protein MATTIPSRFSNADTTLHIVEGSGIDQVNMIKVAGGYFLMGSDQFADAKPVHEVKIDDFLIDEHEVTNGQFETFVQATGYVTVAERPLDPKEFPDVDPAMLKPGSAIFSPPKEVQGLTNHLQWWSYVVGASWRHPDGPNSSIKGKENYPVVHIAYQDAEAYAKWAGKRLPTEAEWEFAARARTSNPMTYYWGNELLDNDRYLANIFQGQFPVLNTRLDGYVGTSPVKAFPANSIGLYDMEGNVWEWCADYYRPDYYAKSSSANPKGPADAYDPDEPGAVKRVQRGGSFLCNDQYCERYKAGSRGKGEVNSPTNNVGFRCVKDI; encoded by the coding sequence ATGGCAACAACTATACCCTCTCGGTTTTCTAATGCGGATACTACGCTTCACATTGTGGAAGGCTCAGGTATTGATCAGGTCAATATGATCAAGGTTGCTGGTGGTTATTTCTTAATGGGGTCTGATCAATTTGCGGATGCTAAGCCTGTTCATGAAGTTAAGATCGATGATTTTTTAATCGATGAACATGAAGTGACCAATGGTCAATTTGAAACATTTGTCCAGGCAACAGGGTATGTAACTGTGGCTGAAAGACCCCTAGATCCCAAAGAATTTCCTGATGTAGATCCTGCAATGTTAAAACCTGGATCTGCCATATTTTCACCCCCTAAAGAAGTTCAAGGTTTAACGAACCATTTGCAATGGTGGTCTTATGTCGTCGGAGCAAGCTGGAGGCATCCTGATGGTCCAAATAGCAGTATTAAAGGTAAAGAGAACTATCCTGTGGTGCATATTGCTTATCAAGATGCCGAAGCCTATGCGAAATGGGCCGGGAAACGGTTACCCACAGAAGCAGAATGGGAATTTGCTGCACGTGCACGAACATCCAATCCAATGACCTATTATTGGGGAAATGAACTATTGGATAATGACCGCTATCTCGCGAATATCTTTCAAGGCCAATTTCCTGTTCTAAATACGAGGTTGGATGGTTATGTCGGTACTTCACCAGTTAAAGCTTTTCCAGCAAATTCAATCGGTCTTTATGATATGGAGGGGAATGTCTGGGAATGGTGTGCGGATTATTATCGTCCTGATTATTATGCTAAAAGTTCTTCCGCTAATCCTAAGGGGCCAGCTGATGCTTACGATCCAGATGAGCCAGGGGCTGTTAAACGTGTACAGCGTGGTGGTTCATTTTTGTGTAATGATCAATATTGTGAACGTTATAAAGCAGGAAGCAGGGGCAAGGGAGAAGTGAATAGTCCGACGAATAATGTCGGATTTAGATGTGTGAAAGATATTTAG
- a CDS encoding Gfo/Idh/MocA family protein gives MNSNRRDFLKKAGILSSVAVTLPTLNSNVLAATKFNMSGYAAPKIDKVRVAVIGLGMRGPGAVDRLSYIDGVEIVALCDKHADRVERAQGILRKKSLKDAKSYSGEDGWKDMLKNEKLDLVYICSPWDYHTPMSIGAMKAGAHVACEVPIALTLKDCWEVVRVSEETKKHCMMLENCCYDFFEMLTLNMTRQGLFGEILHGEGAYIHDLLDLNFAKNGYDNMWRLRENIKLNGNLYPTHGLGPVAQCMNINRGDKMNHLVAMSTNDFQMGAKAKELAAKDSFYQEFVGKSFRGNMNTTLIRTELGKTIMLQHDVTSPRPYSRLHTLSGTKGFAQKYPTENIAFGHSFITQDKLKELYTKYTPELVKFIGEQAKQVGGHGGMDFMMDWRLIDCLRNGLPLDQDVYDGASWSCIVPLSFDSVKRDSRTVDIPDFTKGAWKTNKPVDITLNGGGTTKIRSKEGKVSGVQLDV, from the coding sequence ATGAATTCTAATAGAAGAGATTTCTTGAAGAAAGCGGGTATCTTATCATCTGTAGCGGTGACATTACCAACTTTAAATTCCAATGTATTGGCAGCGACAAAATTCAACATGTCAGGTTATGCCGCTCCTAAAATTGATAAAGTGCGTGTAGCGGTTATTGGTTTAGGAATGCGTGGCCCTGGTGCTGTGGATCGTTTATCTTACATTGATGGAGTGGAAATTGTGGCTTTATGTGATAAACATGCAGATCGTGTAGAACGTGCTCAAGGTATCTTACGTAAAAAATCATTAAAAGATGCTAAATCTTACTCTGGTGAGGACGGTTGGAAAGATATGCTAAAAAATGAGAAGCTAGATTTAGTATATATTTGTTCGCCTTGGGATTATCATACTCCAATGAGTATTGGTGCGATGAAAGCTGGTGCTCACGTTGCCTGTGAGGTGCCGATTGCATTGACACTAAAAGATTGTTGGGAAGTCGTAAGAGTTTCAGAAGAAACAAAAAAGCATTGTATGATGTTGGAAAACTGCTGTTACGATTTCTTTGAAATGTTGACATTGAACATGACTCGCCAAGGTTTATTTGGTGAGATTTTGCATGGTGAAGGCGCTTATATCCACGATTTATTAGACTTGAATTTTGCAAAAAATGGTTATGATAATATGTGGAGATTGCGTGAAAACATCAAGTTGAATGGCAATTTGTATCCAACACATGGTCTGGGACCTGTGGCACAGTGTATGAATATCAATCGTGGTGATAAAATGAACCACTTGGTTGCGATGTCTACAAATGACTTTCAAATGGGGGCTAAGGCAAAAGAATTGGCCGCTAAAGATTCTTTCTATCAAGAATTTGTTGGTAAGAGTTTCCGTGGTAATATGAATACGACGTTGATTCGTACAGAGCTGGGCAAAACGATTATGTTGCAACATGATGTTACTTCGCCTAGACCTTATTCGAGATTGCATACGCTAAGTGGAACAAAAGGCTTTGCTCAGAAATATCCTACTGAAAACATAGCTTTTGGACATAGCTTCATTACACAAGATAAATTAAAAGAATTATATACCAAATATACACCTGAATTGGTGAAATTTATTGGCGAACAAGCAAAACAAGTTGGTGGACACGGTGGAATGGATTTCATGATGGACTGGAGATTGATTGATTGTTTGCGCAATGGTCTTCCATTGGATCAGGATGTTTATGATGGTGCCTCTTGGAGTTGCATCGTTCCATTAAGTTTTGATTCTGTTAAACGCGACTCCAGAACAGTCGACATTCCTGACTTTACAAAAGGAGCATGGAAGACAAATAAACCGGTGGATATTACTTTAAACGGTGGTGGTACAACAAAAATTCGCTCAAAAGAGGGAAAAGTTAGTGGTGTTCAACTAGACGTATAA